In one Shinella zoogloeoides genomic region, the following are encoded:
- a CDS encoding SufE family protein, with the protein MATLQQIIDDFAFLDEWEDRYRYVIELGKALPDLPESARTAQNKVQGCASQVWLVSRTGEGGDPVMTFEGDSDAHIVRGLVAIVLAIYSGKRASEIAGLDAIDTFNEIGLVEHLSSQRANGLRSMVKRIREEAAVKVAA; encoded by the coding sequence ATGGCCACGCTTCAGCAGATCATCGACGACTTCGCTTTCCTCGACGAGTGGGAGGACCGCTACCGCTATGTCATCGAGCTCGGCAAGGCGCTGCCGGACCTGCCGGAGAGCGCGCGCACCGCGCAAAACAAGGTGCAGGGCTGCGCCAGCCAGGTCTGGCTCGTCAGCCGCACCGGCGAGGGCGGCGATCCGGTGATGACCTTCGAGGGCGATTCCGACGCCCATATCGTGCGCGGCCTCGTCGCCATCGTGCTCGCCATCTATTCCGGCAAGCGCGCCTCCGAGATCGCCGGCCTCGACGCCATCGACACGTTCAACGAGATCGGCCTCGTCGAGCACCTCTCCTCCCAGCGCGCCAACGGCCTGCGCTCGATGGTCAAGCGCATCCGCGAAGAGGCGGCGGTGAAGGTCGCGGCCTGA
- a CDS encoding DUF5330 domain-containing protein codes for MWFLIKGTFWFSMVLVLLPFLDAESSAKLERGPTVEIGDTFSAASEAFGYVTAMCLEKPDVCEKGAETFVALGHRAREGARIAYQFLDTQFAEEGADVAKADPEKKEALGQPLPAVAEVDADDEVITGTVAIPTRRPAHKG; via the coding sequence ATGTGGTTTCTGATCAAGGGAACGTTCTGGTTCTCGATGGTTCTCGTGCTGCTCCCCTTCCTGGACGCGGAATCCTCCGCGAAGCTGGAAAGGGGCCCGACCGTCGAGATCGGCGATACGTTCAGCGCCGCAAGCGAGGCGTTCGGCTATGTGACGGCGATGTGCCTGGAGAAGCCTGACGTCTGCGAGAAGGGTGCGGAAACCTTCGTCGCCCTCGGCCACCGGGCCCGCGAGGGCGCCCGCATCGCCTACCAGTTCCTCGATACCCAGTTTGCCGAAGAGGGCGCCGATGTCGCCAAGGCCGATCCGGAGAAGAAGGAAGCGCTCGGCCAGCCGCTTCCGGCCGTCGCCGAAGTCGATGCCGACGACGAGGTCATCACCGGCACCGTCGCCATTCCGACCCGCCGCCCCGCCCACAAGGGCTGA